The Littorina saxatilis isolate snail1 unplaced genomic scaffold, US_GU_Lsax_2.0 scaffold_841, whole genome shotgun sequence genome window below encodes:
- the LOC138955392 gene encoding uncharacterized protein, protein MCNHLYLQGLAGRRSSLPLSPPSPHTFRRPAPDAVAFHIQPDVEDGRVSFLSVQDHVYEVIPGEDSTSSDDAFDAFSPDSSPVSHSTTSDDSLLHIACPSSDSSLPEGYLHPVVSPEEASSEPEMMGESMTDLHGYNNETSAAPARSDPPYENVGNAP, encoded by the exons ATGTGCAATCATTTGTATTTACAAGGACTGGCAGGCAGGAGGTCGAGTCTTCCcctttctcccccctcccctcacaccTTCAGACGTCCTGCACCAGACGCTGTGGCTTTCCACATACAGCCTGACGTAGAGGACGGGAGGGTATCCTTCCTCAGTGTGCAGGACCACGTTTATGAGGTGATTCCTGGAGAAGACTCAA CATCATCAGACGACGCTTTTGACGCATTTTCACCTGATTCATCGCCAGTGTCACACAGCACCACATCTGATGACTCCTTGCTCCACATTGCGTGTCCATCTTCAGACAGCAGCCTGCCTGAGGGTTATCTGCATCCCGTCGTATCCCCCGAGGAAGCATCGTCTGAACCAGAGATGATGGGAGAAAGTATGACAGATCTCCATGGATACAACAATGAAACGTCAGCCGCTCCTGCACGGTCTGATCCGCCTTATGAGAATGTAGGTAACGCGCCGTAG